The Cohaesibacter gelatinilyticus genome includes a window with the following:
- a CDS encoding portal protein — MAGSKRKPKNEPAQKKIAQESSSLKRLKRFKAIAEKEFQTMKPLLDEAFDYAIPFRKGSSDGTGQKRVNKAFDQTAIVGAFRFAGRLWQDFVSEEMFTLKPGDILPDDIKNQLRPELEKYTTILTAMCSNGEFDLAFHEMGLDLSASTGAMYVQQGDKDLPARFLTVPIDELRLLCGPHGDVMGVFWDRKWPVWHIEEEFEDEKSRFGEKLQDKIQNKPEDGITLTVATLYDKKSKGWITSTWVDCDDVIFREEKTRTNPWITPRYFRVPGETYGRGPVMLAMPSIKTLNTAQSLSLQSAAIALLGIWTAVDDGVFNPDMSDIEPGAIWTVARNGGVLGPSIQRMQDPRIDVSNIVLNDLRMAVQSTMMDQSLPPDGASVRSATEILERVKRLASDHTGAFGRLVYEIIVPLARRLLEIASNLNLIESGLNIDQLLVQVKVSSPIATSRAAQRMEKIVQFVEICLAILQERASNVAKLEDALEHIGHELGVPSRFVVTAEERAEIQKREQEMAAMAAAAQAMGENVSGVEGVAA; from the coding sequence ATGGCAGGCAGCAAGCGGAAACCCAAGAATGAACCTGCACAAAAGAAGATTGCACAAGAAAGCTCATCGCTGAAAAGGCTGAAGCGTTTCAAGGCTATCGCTGAAAAAGAATTTCAGACCATGAAGCCTTTGCTGGATGAAGCATTTGACTATGCGATCCCCTTTCGCAAAGGATCATCTGATGGTACCGGCCAGAAGCGCGTCAACAAGGCTTTTGACCAAACTGCAATTGTTGGGGCCTTTCGTTTTGCCGGTCGTCTTTGGCAAGATTTTGTTTCCGAGGAAATGTTCACGCTTAAACCGGGCGATATCCTGCCAGACGATATCAAGAACCAACTCCGGCCAGAACTGGAAAAATACACAACCATTCTGACCGCCATGTGTTCCAATGGTGAATTCGACCTGGCATTTCATGAAATGGGATTGGATTTGTCAGCCTCGACCGGCGCAATGTATGTGCAGCAAGGTGACAAAGATCTTCCAGCTCGTTTCCTGACAGTACCGATTGATGAGCTTCGTCTGCTTTGTGGGCCTCACGGGGATGTCATGGGCGTCTTCTGGGACCGGAAATGGCCGGTTTGGCATATTGAGGAGGAATTCGAGGACGAAAAATCCCGCTTTGGTGAAAAGCTGCAGGACAAGATCCAGAACAAACCAGAAGATGGAATCACTCTGACGGTTGCCACGCTTTACGACAAGAAATCCAAAGGCTGGATCACCTCGACATGGGTTGATTGCGATGACGTGATTTTCCGAGAGGAAAAGACCAGGACTAATCCTTGGATCACCCCGCGTTATTTCCGTGTTCCTGGCGAAACCTATGGTCGCGGTCCTGTCATGCTGGCGATGCCAAGCATCAAGACACTGAACACAGCACAAAGTCTGTCACTCCAATCAGCCGCTATTGCGCTCCTTGGGATCTGGACCGCCGTAGATGATGGTGTCTTCAATCCGGACATGTCCGATATCGAGCCGGGCGCAATCTGGACCGTGGCCCGAAATGGTGGTGTTTTAGGGCCATCCATCCAGCGTATGCAGGATCCGCGCATCGATGTCAGCAATATCGTGCTGAACGATCTTCGCATGGCCGTGCAATCAACCATGATGGATCAAAGCTTGCCGCCAGACGGGGCATCAGTGCGATCAGCAACCGAGATCCTTGAGCGCGTCAAGCGATTGGCGTCTGATCATACAGGGGCTTTTGGTCGCCTGGTTTATGAGATCATCGTTCCGCTTGCCCGTCGTTTGCTGGAAATCGCTTCGAACCTCAATCTGATCGAATCCGGATTGAACATCGATCAGCTTCTTGTGCAGGTCAAAGTCTCGTCACCTATCGCAACATCCCGTGCAGCCCAACGCATGGAAAAAATCGTCCAGTTTGTCGAGATATGCCTGGCTATCCTGCAAGAGCGGGCAAGCAATGTGGCCAAGCTCGAAGATGCTTTGGAACATATCGGCCATGAGCTGGGCGTACCGTCCAGATTTGTTGTGACTGCTGAAGAGCGCGCAGAAATTCAGAAGCGGGAGCAAGAAATGGCTGCTATGGCGGCTGCAGCTCAAGCCATGGGCGAAAATGTGTCAGGTGTTGAGGGAGTGGCGGCATGA
- a CDS encoding phage capsid protein — MSNDVPNWFKTQYNDKVRQKFQAKGFMMKSTVTSETKIEGSKAIFRIMGKSQAHKKKRGQAARKNNSQKKTVEAHLETWEFFDTCETYDVSRMGPGEKENLTTSGAMALGRGVDHAIFDAGDKLSSTNAGTGAGVKPLLDADGRPGMIGGNNKDFVLDLLLMMNTALQNADVPWDGNVYCPLPSLIWNQCLAYKQFNNADWTGDQLSFLRNTVSKFWGGVHYFLAPDEYFTEVEEGHYDFNMWHKEAMGWSNNKDLQTIWDWENDFGHHSIRMEVEGAEAGLMEEGIVRCRVKIPTEITLQ, encoded by the coding sequence ATGAGCAACGACGTCCCAAATTGGTTCAAGACCCAATATAACGACAAGGTCCGTCAAAAATTCCAAGCCAAGGGATTTATGATGAAGTCGACCGTGACCTCGGAAACAAAGATTGAAGGGTCAAAGGCGATATTCCGTATTATGGGAAAAAGCCAGGCCCATAAGAAAAAACGTGGCCAGGCAGCCCGAAAGAACAACTCCCAGAAGAAAACAGTCGAAGCACATCTGGAGACCTGGGAATTCTTCGACACCTGTGAAACCTATGATGTCTCGCGCATGGGACCTGGTGAAAAGGAAAATCTGACAACTTCTGGCGCCATGGCTCTTGGTCGCGGTGTGGATCACGCCATTTTTGACGCTGGCGACAAGCTTTCCAGTACAAATGCTGGCACCGGTGCCGGTGTAAAGCCCCTTCTCGACGCAGATGGTCGTCCGGGCATGATTGGCGGGAACAACAAAGACTTTGTCCTTGATCTGCTTTTGATGATGAATACGGCGCTTCAAAATGCGGATGTGCCATGGGATGGCAATGTGTATTGTCCGCTGCCGTCTTTGATCTGGAACCAGTGCTTAGCCTACAAGCAGTTCAACAATGCTGATTGGACAGGTGACCAGCTTTCTTTCCTTCGCAATACCGTCTCCAAATTCTGGGGTGGTGTGCACTATTTCCTCGCACCGGATGAATATTTCACCGAGGTCGAAGAAGGTCATTACGACTTCAACATGTGGCACAAGGAAGCCATGGGCTGGAGCAATAACAAGGATCTGCAAACCATCTGGGATTGGGAAAATGATTTCGGCCATCACTCCATCCGTATGGAGGTTGAGGGCGCGGAAGCGGGCCTGATGGAAGAAGGTATTGTCCGTTGTCGCGTCAAGATACCAACCGAAATCACCCTCCAATAA